From the Candidatus Cloacimonadaceae bacterium genome, the window AGATTGATGCACGCAACCAGACACGTTCAAGAGCTTTCAGTCATTCGGTAATCGTTCGACATACTACATTTCGATTGCCAGATAATCTGGCATGTGCTGAACGTAAAATTACAGATATCTATCAGGCTTTAGTGGATGATAAAGAACGTAACGTTTTGATCATTGATGATATTATCTCATCGATTGAAGCTGGCAGAAGCCCTTTGATTCTTACTGAACGCACAGCTCATGTGGACTTCTTTCTGGAGAAGCTGACAGGTTTTGCCAAAAACATTATTGTTCTCAAAGGAGGGATGGGCAGAAAGCAACTAAAATCCATCATGGATAGACTTCACTCTATACCCGATAATGAGGAAAGAGTGATTATCGCTACCGGTAAATATATGGAGAAGGCTTTGATGACAGCAGACTGGACACTCTGTTTCTAACTATACCAATCTCCTGGAAAGGCACTCTCCAACAATATGCCGGTAGATTGAATGAATAATCTGATAAGATAGAGCCATTAGTCCGCAGAATTAGAGCCACCCCTCCGAATAATAGAGCCACTCGTTCCGAAGGTGAGAGCCACCTTGCCAATCAGGCATGATTTCAGACCATGGATTCATACACTAAATGGTGTAAATATATCCATGGAGGTCAACATAATGACCCAATATCGAGAGATCCTGCGTTTACACAAGCAGGGAATAAGCGGACGTAGCATAGCTGCCTGTTTATCATGTTCACGCAATACCGTGTCCGCGACTTTGCAAGCGGCAGAAACACTTGGCATAGTTTGGCCATTACCGGATTCGGTAAGTGACCGGGAGCTTGGAGAAAGGCTGTTTCCAGAGAAAGGGATTGAAAGCAACCGGAAGATGCCTGATTTCGACAGTATCCACAGAGAGTTGGGGAAAAGCGGTGTCACGCTGTCTTTACTTTGGTATGAGTATTCAGAAGCATGCAGGTACACTCAGGCGATACCATTTCAATACAGTCAATTCTGCAAGCTTTACAACGACTACATCCAGAAGACAAAAGCAACCATGCGGATTCATCACAAGCCAGGAGAAAAGCTGGAAGTTGACTGGGCCGGGCAAACCGCTATCATCAAAGACAATATTAGTGGTGAAGATATAAAGGCTTATGTATTCGTCGCTGCTCTTCCATATAGCGGTTACTCTTACGTGGAAGCCTTTCTGAAGATGGATATGGAATGCTGGATTCAGGCGCACGTCAACTGCTTTGAATACTTTGGCGGAGCAACCAGGATACTGGTTCCGGATAATCTCAAAACGGGAGTGGATCATGCATCCTGGAGCCGCACTGTGATCAACAAAACCTATAACGAGATGGCTACCTATTACGATACGGTAGTTATTCCGGCCAGAGTCCGCCATCCCAAGGATAAAGCAAGTGCTGAGGGGACTGTAGGGGTTATCTCCACCTGGATTCTTGCCTCCCTGCGCAATCAGACTTTCTTTTCTTTGTATGAGCTCAATCAAGAGATCCGCAACAAACTCGGTGACTTCAATACCAGGGCCTTCCAGAAGAGAGATGGTAGCAGGGAAAGTGTGTTTTTGGACGAGGAACAGCACTGCCTTACCACCCTTCCATCCCAAGCCTATGAACTGGCAACCTGGACAA encodes:
- the istA gene encoding IS21 family transposase: MTQYREILRLHKQGISGRSIAACLSCSRNTVSATLQAAETLGIVWPLPDSVSDRELGERLFPEKGIESNRKMPDFDSIHRELGKSGVTLSLLWYEYSEACRYTQAIPFQYSQFCKLYNDYIQKTKATMRIHHKPGEKLEVDWAGQTAIIKDNISGEDIKAYVFVAALPYSGYSYVEAFLKMDMECWIQAHVNCFEYFGGATRILVPDNLKTGVDHASWSRTVINKTYNEMATYYDTVVIPARVRHPKDKASAEGTVGVISTWILASLRNQTFFSLYELNQEIRNKLGDFNTRAFQKRDGSRESVFLDEEQHCLTTLPSQAYELATWTIATVQFNYHVSVDRMNYSVPYEYIQNKVDIRVTSRVIEVFYKSCRIASHSRIFGKPGQYQTIPEHMPVKHQQYHEWNADRFVSWANRIGEHTSIVIRGILSSARIEQQGYRSCMALLKAVDKFSPQRLENACQRALSFTPTPSYKNVLSILKSGSDKLGKVEEPMHNAQSSEYGISRGSGYYGREDL